The bacterium genome has a segment encoding these proteins:
- a CDS encoding acyl carrier protein: MAIEDKVKEIIVDQLGVEPDQVKPEASFIDDLGADSLDTVELVMAFEEEFDLEIPDEDAEKIKSVGDAINYIKGKASE, translated from the coding sequence ATGGCTATTGAAGACAAGGTGAAAGAGATCATCGTGGACCAATTGGGTGTGGAACCCGATCAGGTCAAACCCGAGGCTTCCTTCATCGACGACCTAGGGGCCGATTCCCTCGACACGGTCGAACTGGTCATGGCCTTTGAGGAGGAATTCGACCTCGAGATCCCCGACGAGGACGCCGAAAAGATCAAGAGCGTGGGCGACGCCATCAATTACATCAAGGGCAAGGCTTCCGAATAA
- the fabG gene encoding 3-oxoacyl-ACP reductase FabG, with protein sequence MSLKEKVAVVTGGNRGLGKAIALRLAQEGASVALCGTNETTIQAAVSEIQALGREALGIKVDVSKGSDVEAFAKAILDKFGKVDILVNNAGITRDNLLLRMSEQEWDDVLDTNLKSTFLMTKVFVKPMMKARQGRIINITSIVGVRGNGGQANYAASKAGIIGLTKTTAREFASRSITCNAVAPGFIQTDMTQALGDKVKEELTQQIPLGFLGETSDIASAVTFLASEGARYITGQVLCVDGGMVI encoded by the coding sequence ATGAGCTTGAAAGAAAAGGTCGCAGTGGTGACGGGTGGGAACCGGGGCCTCGGCAAGGCGATTGCCTTGCGGTTGGCCCAGGAAGGGGCTTCGGTGGCTCTTTGTGGGACCAATGAGACAACGATCCAGGCGGCCGTTTCGGAGATCCAAGCTTTGGGACGGGAAGCCTTAGGGATCAAAGTCGATGTCTCCAAGGGTTCCGATGTCGAGGCATTCGCAAAGGCGATACTGGATAAGTTCGGGAAGGTCGACATCCTGGTGAACAACGCCGGGATCACCCGGGACAATCTGTTGCTCCGCATGAGCGAACAGGAATGGGACGATGTCCTCGATACTAACTTGAAAAGTACCTTTCTTATGACGAAGGTCTTCGTGAAGCCGATGATGAAGGCCCGTCAGGGCCGCATCATCAACATCACCTCCATCGTGGGAGTGCGAGGGAACGGCGGCCAAGCCAACTATGCCGCTAGCAAGGCTGGGATCATCGGCCTGACCAAGACGACCGCCCGGGAGTTCGCAAGCCGTTCGATCACCTGCAACGCCGTTGCGCCCGGGTTCATCCAGACGGACATGACCCAAGCTTTGGGGGACAAGGTCAAGGAGGAGCTGACCCAGCAGATCCCCCTGGGTTTTTTGGGTGAAACATCCGATATCGCCAGCGCGGTCACGTTCCTCGCTTCGGAAGGGGCCCGATATATCACGGGACAAGTCCTTTGCGTGGATGGGGGAATGGTGATATAA
- the fabF gene encoding beta-ketoacyl-ACP synthase II, with protein MVITGMGAITPNGNNPTDFFTNICDGKSGIGIVTRFDPARVPSKIGGEVKGFEPVAFGIEKKDVKKMDLFVQFAVAASLQAVKDAGLDMTKEDKTRVGVLIGSGIGGLPVLVEQHARLIEKGPDRVSPFLIPMMIINMASGMTSIYLQAQGPNTSTVSACASGAHAIGEAMRWIQKGEADVVVAGGTEACITELGYAGFSNMHALCMDFNEHPTQGSRPFDKKRCGFVMGEGAGIVVLESLEHAQARGARIYAEAAGYGMTSDAYHMTTPAENGEGAARAMALALKDAKMGPEAIGYLNAHGTSTPYNDKFETMAIKTVFGDHARKVAISSTKSTTGHLLGAAGGIEFVACVMSLLKGILPPTINQEEADPDCDLDYIPNQKRTASVDACLSNSLGFGGHNVSLIVRKFNP; from the coding sequence GTGGTCATCACCGGTATGGGGGCCATCACTCCCAACGGCAACAATCCGACGGATTTCTTCACGAACATCTGCGATGGCAAGAGCGGCATCGGAATCGTGACCCGCTTCGACCCGGCCCGTGTCCCCAGCAAGATCGGGGGCGAGGTCAAAGGTTTCGAACCGGTCGCCTTCGGGATCGAGAAGAAGGACGTGAAGAAGATGGACCTGTTCGTTCAGTTCGCCGTGGCGGCCAGTCTTCAGGCCGTCAAGGATGCCGGATTGGACATGACCAAGGAGGACAAGACCCGGGTCGGGGTCCTGATCGGTTCCGGTATCGGGGGGCTCCCGGTGCTGGTCGAGCAACATGCCCGACTCATCGAAAAGGGACCGGACCGCGTGTCGCCCTTCCTTATCCCCATGATGATCATCAATATGGCTTCCGGCATGACCTCCATTTACTTGCAAGCCCAAGGACCGAACACCTCCACGGTCTCGGCCTGCGCCTCGGGGGCCCATGCCATAGGAGAAGCCATGCGTTGGATCCAGAAAGGCGAGGCCGACGTGGTCGTCGCCGGTGGTACGGAAGCCTGTATCACCGAACTGGGCTATGCGGGTTTCAGCAACATGCACGCTCTTTGCATGGACTTTAACGAACATCCCACCCAAGGAAGCCGACCGTTCGATAAAAAACGATGTGGCTTTGTGATGGGCGAAGGCGCTGGGATCGTGGTCCTTGAATCCCTCGAACACGCCCAAGCCCGCGGAGCGCGGATCTACGCCGAAGCCGCCGGTTATGGCATGACTTCGGATGCCTATCACATGACCACTCCGGCCGAGAACGGCGAAGGGGCGGCCCGGGCCATGGCCCTGGCCCTGAAGGATGCCAAGATGGGTCCGGAGGCCATTGGCTACCTGAATGCCCATGGTACTTCCACACCCTATAACGACAAGTTCGAGACCATGGCCATCAAGACCGTCTTTGGCGATCATGCACGGAAGGTCGCCATTTCCTCGACGAAGTCGACGACGGGTCATCTGCTCGGCGCCGCAGGCGGTATCGAATTCGTGGCCTGCGTCATGTCCCTGCTCAAAGGCATATTACCGCCGACCATCAACCAGGAAGAGGCCGATCCGGACTGCGACCTCGACTATATCCCGAACCAGAAGCGGACGGCGTCGGTGGATGCCTGTCTTTCCAACTCTTTGGGGTTCGGCGGTCATAATGTCTCCCTCATTGTTCGCAAATTTAATCCGTAA